In Armatimonadia bacterium, the genomic stretch AGCAGGAAGGCCCACTCGCAGGCGTGGCCCAGGTCGATTCGCCCGCCGCGCTCACGAGGCAGCTCGGTCCAGGTCTCGTCGTACATCTCGGGCAAGCGTCCGCTTCCGGGAAGGCTGAGGAAGCCGTGGACGAAGTGGCCGATCTCCCTGGCGGAAGCGGCGACGGTCTCCGGACTGGAGATCGAGTGGCCGACGACGGCGGCGCGCAGCGTGTCCTCGGCCCACGGTTCCTGATGGGCCTCCAGCACAGCGAGATGGGCCTCGAACAGGTGCATGATGGGGTTCTGCGTGCGCTGGTTACTGCTGCCCACCAGCTGGCGACTCAGGGTCGGGACGATGCCCCCATAGCCGTCCATGAACTCGGCTCGGACCAGCGCAAGCGTCTCCCGGGCCAGCGCAAGAAGCTTCGCGTCTTGGAGTGCACGAGCGGCGTGGGCCAGGCCGAAGATGACGAAAGCATGACCGTAGGCGTCCTTCTTGTCGTCGAGCACCTGCCCCTCGGGCCCGACCGAGAAGAACCAGCCACGCCAGTCGGGGTCGGCGAAGTGGCGGACCAGGAACTCCACTCCGGCGGCGACGGCCTCCCGGTAGCGGTCGTCTCC encodes the following:
- a CDS encoding AGE family epimerase/isomerase, with protein sequence MADQTPDKQALRNWFHTHLVDEILPHWLEAAVTPSGFFHVSLDRAWQRTEPAQATLVSQCRLLYNFSVGWRLTGDDRYREAVAAGVEFLVRHFADPDWRGWFFSVGPEGQVLDDKKDAYGHAFVIFGLAHAARALQDAKLLALARETLALVRAEFMDGYGGIVPTLSRQLVGSSNQRTQNPIMHLFEAHLAVLEAHQEPWAEDTLRAAVVGHSISSPETVAASAREIGHFVHGFLSLPGSGRLPEMYDETWTELPRERGGRIDLGHACEWAFLLSRATEMGLGEEWLPMAEALLAHGLEVGEAPDGGLYSNEAPEGGLLHPDKGWWQQCEMLRALVHFAAWRGRDDLWPKLQRHLDFVRAQFVDPEYGGWYFTPAEGGL